The Paraburkholderia sp. SOS3 genome includes a region encoding these proteins:
- a CDS encoding GlcG/HbpS family heme-binding protein, protein MRSKLVLTDDDVGKMAAAAEAHAASNQWHVTIAIFDEGGHLLYLHRGDGVAASTVEMAIGKGRTALLGRRETKVYEDIIKQGRTAFLSAPLIAMVEGGVPIIVNGEVVGSIGVSGVKSDQDASIARAGIAALDEAHAP, encoded by the coding sequence GTGAGAAGCAAACTTGTTCTGACCGACGACGACGTCGGGAAAATGGCCGCCGCTGCCGAAGCGCACGCGGCCTCGAACCAGTGGCATGTGACGATCGCGATCTTCGACGAAGGCGGCCATCTGCTCTATTTGCACCGCGGCGATGGCGTCGCGGCGAGCACCGTCGAAATGGCGATCGGCAAGGGCCGCACAGCGCTGCTCGGGCGGCGCGAAACCAAGGTCTACGAAGACATCATCAAGCAGGGGCGCACCGCGTTCCTGAGCGCGCCTTTGATCGCGATGGTCGAGGGTGGCGTGCCGATCATCGTGAATGGCGAGGTGGTCGGCTCGATCGGCGTGTCGGGCGTGAAGTCCGATCAGGACGCGTCGATCGCGCGGGCCGGCATCGCCGCGCTCGATGAGGCGCACGCGCCGTGA
- a CDS encoding FTR1 family iron permease: MGQVMFVVWRESVEALLVVGILYAWLKNGDENARRGLPYLWAGVGAGVLAAIALGAALVGFTEVLSGDAQDYFQTAIVLIACVLIVQMVLWMKKHGRTLKRDMEQSLQKSTQDANWWGITLLVTLAIAREGSETVIFLYGVGFGQSGHVPVSQVLAALIGLALAFLTFYVLQLGGKVFSWRLFFRVTEIMLLFLGAGLFETGVDKLIDKEFLPTIVDQVWNSSWLLDDSSTFGSLVATLTGYRAHPALMNLIAYAVYWAVVYLLMRRAQRPLAQRQAGRTA, encoded by the coding sequence ATGGGTCAGGTGATGTTCGTGGTGTGGCGGGAGAGTGTCGAGGCGCTGCTGGTCGTCGGCATCCTGTATGCGTGGCTGAAGAACGGCGACGAGAATGCGCGGCGCGGCTTGCCTTATCTGTGGGCGGGCGTCGGCGCGGGTGTGCTCGCGGCGATCGCGCTGGGCGCCGCACTGGTCGGCTTCACCGAAGTTCTTTCAGGCGACGCGCAGGACTATTTCCAGACCGCGATCGTGCTGATCGCCTGCGTGCTGATCGTGCAGATGGTGCTATGGATGAAGAAGCACGGCCGCACGCTCAAGCGCGACATGGAGCAATCGCTGCAAAAGAGCACGCAGGATGCGAACTGGTGGGGCATCACGCTGCTCGTCACGCTCGCCATTGCCCGCGAGGGCAGCGAGACGGTGATCTTCCTTTACGGCGTCGGGTTTGGCCAGTCGGGACATGTTCCGGTGAGCCAGGTGCTTGCGGCGCTGATCGGGCTCGCGCTCGCGTTCCTGACGTTCTATGTGCTGCAACTGGGCGGCAAGGTGTTCTCGTGGCGCCTCTTCTTCCGCGTCACCGAGATCATGCTGCTGTTCCTCGGCGCGGGCCTTTTCGAGACCGGCGTCGACAAGCTGATCGACAAGGAATTCCTGCCGACCATCGTCGACCAGGTGTGGAACTCGTCGTGGCTGCTCGATGATTCGAGCACGTTCGGCTCGCTCGTCGCGACGCTGACCGGCTATCGCGCGCATCCGGCGCTGATGAATCTGATTGCCTATGCCGTGTACTGGGCGGTCGTCTATCTGCTGATGCGCCGTGCGCAGCGTCCGCTCGCGCAACGTCAGGCGGGGCGCACCGCATGA
- a CDS encoding cupredoxin domain-containing protein: MVRAAIAAVSLVGSAAVVDVAYAADLPTFQLQMNDGKLIPARIEVPSGQRIKIEVHNVGKGAAEFESVELRKEKVLAPGASSFVVIAPLSPGEYKFFDDFHQQAQGVIVAK; encoded by the coding sequence ATGGTGCGTGCGGCAATCGCGGCGGTGTCGCTCGTCGGTTCGGCTGCTGTGGTCGATGTCGCGTACGCTGCCGATCTGCCGACGTTCCAGCTCCAGATGAACGACGGCAAACTGATCCCGGCTCGCATCGAAGTGCCTTCCGGCCAGCGTATCAAGATCGAAGTGCATAACGTCGGCAAGGGCGCCGCCGAGTTCGAGAGCGTCGAACTGCGCAAGGAAAAGGTATTGGCGCCCGGCGCGTCGTCGTTTGTCGTGATCGCGCCGCTGTCGCCGGGCGAGTACAAGTTCTTCGACGATTTTCACCAGCAGGCGCAAGGCGTGATCGTCGCGAAGTAA
- a CDS encoding 4Fe-4S binding protein: MSSVVSRPGRLAEAGQWMQRHGAAIRGIQWVVVAVYAFLILVPAFTPLPGDTAHLWNNLTLAAQFVFWGIWWPFVLLSMVMLGRVWCGVLCPEGALAEFASKFGRGRAIPHWMRWGGWPFVAFGITTIYGQMVSVYQYPKAVLLVLGGSTFAAMIIGFLYGREKRVWCKYLCPVNGVFALLARLAPFHYKVDEEAWRRSYKQGEHGHRVIPINCAPLVPLRNMKGAAACHMCGRCAGHRDAIALTWRKPSTEVVELGDRQASAWDTALILYGLLGIAIGAFHWTVSPWFIGVKQFLATWMIDRDITWPLETDHVPWFLFTHYPEQNDVFSWLDGTMVIGYIVVTGLVYGTVLLALMAGASRALGRFDRTRLHHLAQALIPIAGTGVFLGLSATTLSLLRAEHVPLFWASDVRLTILAIANVWSAWLAWLVTRRYSARLFQRGFAMLWFIAALAVVDSAWWLMFWGWAR, translated from the coding sequence ATGAGCAGCGTGGTAAGCCGACCGGGCCGGCTTGCCGAAGCCGGCCAGTGGATGCAGCGCCACGGCGCGGCAATCCGCGGCATCCAGTGGGTGGTCGTCGCCGTTTATGCATTTCTGATCCTCGTTCCGGCCTTCACGCCGCTGCCCGGCGATACCGCGCACCTGTGGAACAACCTGACGCTGGCCGCCCAGTTCGTGTTCTGGGGCATCTGGTGGCCGTTCGTGCTGCTGTCGATGGTGATGCTCGGCCGCGTCTGGTGCGGCGTGCTGTGCCCGGAAGGCGCGCTCGCCGAGTTCGCGAGCAAATTCGGCCGCGGCCGCGCGATTCCGCACTGGATGCGCTGGGGCGGGTGGCCGTTCGTCGCGTTCGGCATTACCACCATCTACGGACAGATGGTGAGCGTCTATCAGTATCCGAAAGCGGTGCTGCTGGTGCTCGGCGGATCGACGTTCGCGGCGATGATCATCGGCTTCCTGTACGGGCGCGAGAAGCGCGTGTGGTGCAAGTACCTGTGCCCCGTCAACGGGGTCTTTGCGCTGCTGGCGCGGCTAGCGCCGTTTCACTACAAGGTCGACGAAGAGGCCTGGCGCCGCTCGTACAAACAGGGCGAGCACGGCCACCGCGTGATACCGATCAACTGTGCGCCGCTCGTGCCGCTGCGCAATATGAAAGGCGCGGCAGCGTGCCATATGTGCGGCCGCTGCGCCGGCCATCGCGATGCGATTGCGCTGACGTGGCGCAAGCCTTCCACCGAAGTCGTCGAACTCGGCGACAGGCAGGCGAGCGCGTGGGACACGGCGCTGATTCTCTACGGCCTGCTCGGCATCGCGATCGGCGCATTCCATTGGACCGTGTCGCCGTGGTTCATCGGCGTCAAGCAGTTCCTCGCGACATGGATGATCGACCGCGACATCACATGGCCGCTCGAAACCGATCACGTGCCGTGGTTCCTGTTTACGCACTATCCGGAGCAGAACGACGTCTTCTCGTGGCTCGACGGCACGATGGTGATCGGCTATATCGTCGTGACGGGGCTCGTATACGGCACCGTGCTGCTGGCGCTGATGGCGGGTGCGTCGCGCGCGCTCGGCCGTTTCGACAGGACGCGCCTGCATCATCTCGCGCAGGCGCTGATTCCGATCGCGGGCACGGGCGTATTTCTCGGACTGTCGGCCACCACGCTATCGCTGTTGCGTGCCGAGCATGTGCCGCTTTTCTGGGCGTCGGATGTGCGGCTTACGATTCTCGCCATTGCGAACGTGTGGAGCGCCTGGCTCGCGTGGCTCGTCACGCGCCGTTACAGCGCACGGCTTTTCCAGCGCGGGTTCGCCATGCTATGGTTCATCGCTGCATTGGCCGTCGTCGATAGCGCGTGGTGGCTCATGTTCTGGGGCTGGGCGCGCTGA
- a CDS encoding hemin uptake protein HemP gives MTNMTRPSTLSLRRPAAQALTTSRASKTSAPAATSTAERAGHAASASPESSAGERVAERVVRSETLLQGRSHISITHNGETYQLRATRLGKLILTK, from the coding sequence ATGACGAACATGACGCGCCCTTCCACGTTGAGCTTGCGCCGCCCCGCGGCGCAAGCGCTGACGACGAGCCGTGCGAGCAAGACCAGCGCACCGGCCGCCACATCGACCGCGGAACGCGCGGGTCACGCCGCGTCGGCGTCGCCGGAGTCATCGGCTGGCGAACGTGTCGCCGAACGTGTCGTGCGCAGCGAAACGCTGCTGCAGGGCCGCAGTCACATCAGCATTACGCACAACGGCGAGACGTACCAGTTGCGCGCAACGCGTCTGGGCAAACTGATTCTGACGAAGTAG